In Haloterrigena turkmenica DSM 5511, a single genomic region encodes these proteins:
- a CDS encoding phosphotransferase family protein, protein MDTAIRAVLEEAFPGREVDAVSEMIGSGHPGNQTVRVRFTDDGQIFLKVRVDGDTQRNEREVAAIQYARSHCEVRVPSVIAADSMFSPPYLATEPLDGTPIIEDWEEESQREAVALDIGRTVAGITTARFDTHGWITGGSGSQLDYEPGEWNAVLADAIERDATEVEYPERFKDVPSRVTDLIRDSADILNDASSTLVHHDVHPDNVFRNHRPGVIDWEWTLIGDPGLCLCWGEEWIADRADVTGSDKKRLRTAVREGYREHAGELPRGFDRRRPIYQVVTFLPKARTFDLWALDAPEGTENLAEWVRNELDDRVAAAEDVATGT, encoded by the coding sequence ATGGATACGGCGATCAGAGCAGTACTCGAAGAGGCGTTCCCGGGACGGGAAGTAGATGCCGTCTCCGAGATGATCGGATCGGGTCACCCGGGTAACCAAACCGTCCGAGTCCGATTTACGGACGACGGCCAAATCTTCCTGAAAGTTCGCGTTGATGGCGACACTCAGCGGAACGAACGGGAAGTCGCCGCCATCCAATACGCCCGCTCTCACTGCGAGGTTCGCGTGCCATCGGTGATAGCAGCGGATTCGATGTTTAGTCCCCCCTACCTCGCCACGGAGCCGCTTGACGGAACCCCCATAATTGAGGACTGGGAGGAAGAGAGCCAACGCGAGGCGGTAGCCCTCGATATCGGCCGTACAGTGGCGGGAATCACCACTGCACGGTTCGATACCCACGGGTGGATCACTGGCGGCAGTGGGAGCCAGCTCGACTACGAACCCGGGGAGTGGAACGCGGTTCTCGCCGACGCAATCGAACGCGACGCGACAGAGGTGGAGTACCCAGAGCGATTCAAGGACGTACCCAGCCGCGTAACGGATCTGATAAGAGATAGCGCGGACATCCTCAATGATGCGTCATCTACTCTCGTCCACCACGATGTCCATCCTGACAACGTCTTCCGAAATCACCGGCCGGGGGTTATCGATTGGGAGTGGACACTCATCGGCGATCCGGGTCTCTGTCTCTGCTGGGGTGAGGAATGGATTGCAGATCGCGCAGACGTAACTGGGAGCGATAAGAAACGTCTTCGGACGGCGGTACGGGAGGGATATCGGGAACACGCCGGAGAACTCCCGAGAGGATTTGACAGACGGCGACCGATTTATCAAGTCGTGACGTTCCTCCCGAAAGCGAGGACGTTCGATCTATGGGCACTCGACGCCCCAGAAGGAACAGAGAACCTTGCCGAATGGGTTCGGAACGAACTCGATGACCGAGTCGCGGCGGCCGAGGATGTCGCGACTGGGACGTAG
- a CDS encoding Lrp/AsnC family transcriptional regulator, with protein sequence MVHAFIMVKTGAGESEGSLAEIRGLESVVDAHIVAGNYDIIAEVDGQEVYDVLETVSSSVQGLGGVSDTKTYIAMG encoded by the coding sequence ATGGTCCACGCGTTCATCATGGTGAAGACCGGCGCCGGAGAGTCCGAGGGGTCGCTCGCGGAGATCAGGGGCCTCGAGTCGGTGGTCGACGCCCACATCGTCGCCGGCAACTACGACATCATCGCGGAGGTCGACGGCCAGGAAGTCTACGACGTGCTTGAGACCGTTTCCTCGAGCGTCCAGGGACTCGGCGGCGTCAGCGACACGAAAACGTACATCGCGATGGGGTGA
- a CDS encoding SLC13 family permease has translation MLVVFGIILLALVLFVTEWLPIDVTAILVMVLLMVLGADGVVNFTEISTAEGTSGFSNSATITVLAMLILSSGISQTGVVQIIGRKMSAFAGDDLDKQLLATIGVSGPISGFINNTPVVAILVPVVSDIAHKGKTSPSKLLIPLSYASMFGGMLTLIGTSTNILASDVSARLLDHPFSMFEFTQLGIIVLLVGSLYLMTVGHRLLPERVPVEEDYVQEYAIEEYLTEVVVDDDSPIIGTTVAEAIDHVEFDADIIQVVRDDEEFIEPIGQKTIRAGDLLRLRADRGTVQQLVDRETLTLSGSPETDDDLEPDEAPDRTLVEVVVPRGSFLVGESLESSTFRQRYDATVLAFRSRGETVREDMDERRIRVGDTLLVQAAPDSIDRLSQNDDFIVAHEPEEPDYRSEKIPHAVAIMAGVVGFVAVPWGAVGAALAGATGVAAFEAMSALSLPILVTALAGVVAMVATGVLKPTEIYDAVEWDVIFLLAGIIPLGMALEQTGGADLLGSLVAATGAYLPIIGVLWVFYLATGLITGVISNNASVVLMLPVAVETADQIGANPFAFVLAVTFAASTAFLTPVGYQTNLFVYGPGGYKFMDFVRVGAPLQLLLSVVTVLGIAFFWGL, from the coding sequence ATGCTGGTCGTGTTCGGAATCATTCTGCTCGCGCTCGTGCTCTTCGTCACCGAGTGGCTGCCGATCGACGTGACCGCGATCCTCGTCATGGTCCTGCTGATGGTGCTGGGCGCGGACGGCGTCGTGAACTTCACCGAGATCTCGACGGCCGAGGGGACCTCCGGGTTCTCGAACTCGGCGACGATCACCGTGCTTGCGATGCTCATCCTCAGTTCGGGGATCAGCCAGACCGGGGTCGTCCAGATCATCGGCCGGAAGATGTCGGCGTTCGCGGGCGACGATCTCGACAAACAACTGCTCGCGACGATCGGCGTCAGCGGCCCTATCTCCGGATTCATCAACAACACGCCGGTCGTCGCCATCCTCGTCCCCGTCGTCTCGGACATCGCTCACAAGGGAAAGACGTCGCCCTCGAAGCTCCTGATTCCGCTCTCCTACGCGTCGATGTTCGGCGGGATGCTCACCCTCATCGGCACCTCGACGAACATCCTCGCGAGCGACGTCTCCGCGCGGCTGCTCGACCACCCGTTCTCGATGTTCGAGTTCACCCAGCTCGGAATTATCGTGCTGCTCGTCGGTAGCCTCTATCTCATGACCGTCGGCCACCGGCTACTGCCCGAACGCGTCCCCGTCGAGGAGGACTACGTCCAAGAGTACGCGATCGAGGAGTACCTGACCGAGGTCGTCGTCGACGACGATTCGCCGATCATCGGGACGACCGTCGCCGAGGCCATCGACCACGTCGAGTTTGACGCCGACATCATTCAGGTCGTCCGCGACGACGAGGAGTTCATCGAACCGATCGGCCAGAAGACGATCCGGGCCGGCGACCTGTTGCGACTCCGCGCCGACCGCGGGACGGTCCAGCAACTCGTCGATCGAGAGACGCTCACGCTCTCGGGCAGCCCCGAGACCGACGACGACTTAGAGCCCGACGAAGCGCCGGACCGAACCCTCGTCGAAGTCGTCGTCCCTCGCGGCTCGTTTCTCGTCGGCGAGTCCCTCGAGAGTTCGACGTTCCGCCAGCGCTATGACGCGACCGTTCTGGCGTTCCGCAGTCGGGGCGAGACGGTTCGCGAGGACATGGACGAGCGCCGGATCCGCGTCGGCGACACGCTGCTGGTCCAGGCGGCGCCGGACAGCATCGATCGCCTCTCGCAGAACGACGACTTCATCGTCGCCCACGAACCCGAGGAACCGGACTACCGGAGCGAGAAGATCCCGCACGCGGTCGCGATCATGGCCGGCGTCGTCGGCTTCGTCGCCGTGCCCTGGGGGGCGGTCGGCGCCGCCCTCGCCGGCGCGACCGGCGTCGCGGCGTTCGAGGCGATGTCGGCCCTTTCGCTCCCGATCCTCGTGACCGCGCTCGCGGGCGTCGTGGCGATGGTCGCGACGGGCGTCCTCAAGCCGACCGAGATCTACGACGCCGTCGAGTGGGACGTGATCTTCCTGCTGGCCGGCATCATTCCGCTGGGAATGGCCTTAGAGCAGACCGGTGGTGCGGACCTGCTCGGAAGTCTCGTCGCCGCGACGGGGGCCTATCTGCCGATTATCGGCGTCCTCTGGGTGTTCTACCTCGCGACCGGGCTCATCACGGGCGTCATCTCCAACAACGCGAGCGTCGTGTTGATGCTCCCGGTCGCCGTCGAGACCGCCGACCAGATCGGGGCGAACCCCTTCGCGTTCGTGCTGGCGGTGACCTTCGCGGCCTCGACGGCGTTCCTCACGCCCGTCGGCTACCAGACGAATCTCTTCGTCTACGGCCCCGGCGGCTACAAGTTCATGGACTTCGTCCGCGTCGGCGCGCCGCTGCAGTTGCTGCTCTCGGTGGTGACGGTGCTCGGCATCGCGTTCTTCTGGGGGCTCTGA
- a CDS encoding Lrp/AsnC family transcriptional regulator, with protein sequence MVTAFIMIKANTGEADRLRDSIETIEGVQSAYIVAGDVDIIAKAQVETPAAVKEIAATQIQGIDGVENTQTYIAMD encoded by the coding sequence ATGGTCACGGCATTCATCATGATCAAGGCGAACACGGGCGAGGCGGATCGACTCCGAGACAGCATCGAGACGATCGAGGGCGTTCAGTCGGCCTACATCGTCGCCGGCGACGTCGACATCATCGCCAAAGCGCAGGTCGAAACCCCCGCCGCGGTAAAGGAGATCGCGGCCACCCAGATCCAGGGCATCGACGGCGTCGAGAACACCCAGACGTACATCGCGATGGACTAG
- a CDS encoding potassium channel family protein, which produces MRFVIIGAGRVGLRTARVLRDEGHEVTMIERDEARVRRARDQEFPVVEGDGSREDILEDAGIRDADALGALTGDLNVNFTACMIANHYDCRTIMRIDEAYREGIYRKYADQVDEVIYPERLGAIGAKNALLGGTIRAIADIAPHLQVVELTITDAAPVNGYTISELQLPANATVLAFGKREHELGLPDADLSLENGDRLIVLADFDVLSEVRQLLVGESAAKAAANAGSGSSSATTDLSSETDTGGVN; this is translated from the coding sequence ATGCGGTTCGTGATTATCGGGGCTGGACGGGTCGGCCTGCGCACGGCGCGCGTCTTGCGCGACGAGGGCCACGAGGTAACGATGATTGAACGCGACGAGGCGAGGGTTCGCCGCGCTCGCGACCAGGAGTTCCCCGTCGTCGAGGGCGACGGCTCCCGCGAGGACATCCTCGAGGACGCCGGCATCCGCGACGCCGACGCGCTGGGCGCGCTGACGGGCGATCTGAACGTCAACTTCACCGCCTGCATGATCGCCAACCACTACGACTGTCGGACGATCATGCGCATCGACGAGGCCTACCGCGAGGGGATCTACCGCAAGTACGCCGATCAGGTCGACGAGGTGATCTACCCCGAACGCCTCGGCGCGATCGGCGCGAAAAACGCCCTGCTGGGCGGCACGATCCGCGCGATCGCGGACATCGCCCCCCACCTGCAGGTCGTCGAGCTCACGATCACCGACGCGGCCCCCGTCAACGGCTACACGATCAGCGAACTGCAACTCCCCGCCAACGCGACCGTCCTCGCGTTCGGCAAGCGCGAGCACGAACTCGGGCTCCCCGACGCGGACCTCTCGCTCGAGAACGGCGACCGGCTCATCGTCCTCGCGGACTTCGACGTCCTGAGCGAAGTCCGCCAACTGCTGGTCGGCGAATCGGCGGCCAAGGCTGCCGCGAACGCGGGATCGGGCTCGAGTTCCGCGACGACGGACCTGTCGTCGGAGACGGATACCGGAGGTGTCAACTGA
- a CDS encoding complex I NDUFA9 subunit family protein has protein sequence MKILVAGGTGFIGTNLCTELNDRGHEVTALSRNPSDADLPAGVERATGDVSAYDSIAETVADHDAVVNLVSLSPLYQPPDEDAHERVHLGGTANLVRAAEDGDVDRFVQISGLGADPDADTEFLRTKGEAEAVVRDSHLAWTIVRPSVVFGDGAEFLEFTKRLTTPYVTGLPGGGKTRFQPIWVGDLVPMLADALADGTHVGETYEIAGPQIVTLADATELSYAAEGKSVSIVSIPMSLAKLGLSAIDPVPFLPFGADQARSLEMSNTVVSNDVSAFGVSEDELTTLGSYLGVDAAGRRKPSRPSP, from the coding sequence ATGAAGATCCTCGTCGCCGGCGGTACCGGTTTCATCGGCACGAATCTCTGTACGGAACTCAACGACCGTGGTCACGAGGTGACGGCGCTGTCACGCAATCCCAGCGACGCCGACCTTCCTGCCGGCGTCGAGCGAGCCACGGGCGACGTCAGCGCCTACGACTCGATTGCCGAGACGGTTGCGGACCACGACGCCGTCGTCAACCTCGTCTCTCTCTCGCCGCTGTACCAGCCCCCGGACGAGGACGCCCACGAGCGGGTCCACCTCGGAGGCACGGCAAACCTTGTCCGGGCGGCCGAAGACGGCGACGTCGATCGGTTCGTCCAGATAAGCGGGCTTGGGGCGGATCCGGACGCCGACACCGAGTTTCTCCGTACCAAAGGTGAGGCCGAGGCCGTCGTCAGGGACTCACACCTCGCGTGGACGATCGTCCGCCCCTCCGTGGTCTTCGGCGACGGCGCCGAGTTCCTCGAGTTCACGAAACGGCTGACGACGCCGTACGTGACGGGGCTTCCCGGCGGCGGGAAGACGCGGTTCCAGCCGATCTGGGTCGGCGATCTGGTTCCGATGCTCGCCGACGCCCTTGCGGACGGTACCCACGTCGGCGAGACCTACGAGATCGCCGGCCCGCAGATCGTCACGCTCGCGGATGCGACCGAACTGTCCTACGCGGCTGAGGGGAAATCCGTCTCCATCGTCTCGATCCCCATGTCGCTGGCGAAACTCGGCCTCTCCGCGATCGATCCCGTCCCGTTCCTCCCGTTTGGCGCGGATCAGGCGCGGTCGCTCGAGATGAGCAACACCGTCGTCTCCAACGACGTCTCCGCGTTTGGCGTCTCCGAAGACGAACTGACGACGCTCGGATCGTATCTCGGCGTTGACGCGGCCGGTCGACGGAAGCCGTCCCGACCGTCGCCGTGA
- the tmk gene encoding dTMP kinase gives MLVTLEGLDGSGKTTVWEALQERYPDAVFTREPTNDSWYGDAVYRSIRDDDADSLAELFLYTADHADHLSRVIEPALEAGDLVLSDRYSDSRFAYQGATLEASDRLAVDDHLEYVVDVHEPFSIPPDLTIYLDVDPETAAERAGATNKFERVDYLESVRDNYERLLEREPDRFVRIDATQEPDAVLEAVLGTLESALEGSGLESA, from the coding sequence ATGCTGGTCACGCTCGAGGGACTGGACGGAAGCGGCAAGACGACGGTCTGGGAGGCCCTGCAGGAGCGGTATCCGGACGCAGTCTTCACGCGGGAACCCACGAACGACTCCTGGTACGGCGACGCGGTCTATCGCTCGATCCGCGACGACGACGCCGACTCCCTGGCGGAACTGTTCCTCTACACGGCCGACCACGCCGACCACCTCTCGCGGGTGATCGAACCCGCCCTCGAGGCCGGCGACCTCGTGCTCTCCGATCGGTACTCCGACTCCCGATTCGCCTACCAGGGGGCGACCCTCGAGGCGTCCGACCGCCTCGCCGTCGACGACCACCTCGAGTACGTGGTCGACGTCCACGAACCGTTCTCGATCCCGCCGGACCTGACGATCTATCTCGACGTCGATCCCGAGACGGCCGCCGAGCGCGCGGGCGCGACGAACAAGTTCGAACGCGTCGACTACCTCGAGTCGGTCCGGGACAACTACGAGCGACTCCTCGAGCGCGAGCCCGACCGGTTCGTCCGCATCGACGCGACCCAGGAGCCGGACGCGGTGCTCGAAGCGGTGTTAGGGACTCTCGAGTCGGCGCTTGAGGGGTCCGGCCTCGAGTCGGCCTGA
- a CDS encoding tubulin/FtsZ family protein, which translates to MKLAMIGFGQAGGKIVDRFLDYDDRTGSGIVRAAIAVNSAKADLMGLKNIPQENRVLIGQARVKGHGVGADNELGAEVAEEDIDEVQNAIDAIPTHEVDAFLVVAGMGGGTGSGGAPVLAKHLKRIYTIPVYGLGVLPGTDEGGIYTLNAARSFQTFVREVDNLMVFDNDSWRQTGESVEGGYEQINEEIVRRFGILFGAGEVGDGQEVAESVVDSSEIINTLSGGGVSTVGFASEEVDLNTGGGLLSRFTGDAGGDDNLDAANTTNRITSLVRKAALGRLTLPCEIEGTERALLVLAGPSEYLNRKGIERGRKWLEEETGSMEVRGGDYPREEPEVAAAILLSGVTNVPRIKRLQQVAIEAQDNIDDIQQESEENLEELVEDDEDELEPLF; encoded by the coding sequence ATGAAGCTGGCGATGATCGGATTCGGACAGGCCGGTGGCAAGATCGTCGATCGATTCCTCGATTACGACGATCGGACGGGTAGCGGAATCGTCCGTGCGGCGATTGCCGTTAACTCCGCGAAAGCGGACCTCATGGGCCTGAAGAATATACCACAGGAGAATCGAGTACTCATCGGCCAGGCCCGGGTAAAGGGCCACGGCGTGGGTGCAGACAACGAGCTCGGCGCGGAAGTCGCCGAGGAAGACATCGACGAGGTGCAAAACGCCATCGACGCGATTCCGACCCACGAGGTCGACGCGTTTCTGGTCGTCGCCGGGATGGGCGGCGGGACCGGATCCGGCGGTGCGCCGGTGCTCGCGAAGCATCTCAAGCGGATCTATACGATCCCCGTCTACGGGCTCGGCGTCCTGCCGGGCACGGACGAAGGCGGAATCTACACGCTCAACGCGGCCCGGTCGTTCCAGACGTTCGTCCGCGAGGTGGACAACCTCATGGTCTTCGACAACGACTCGTGGCGACAGACCGGCGAGTCGGTCGAAGGCGGCTACGAGCAGATCAACGAGGAGATCGTTCGACGGTTCGGCATCCTCTTCGGCGCCGGCGAGGTCGGCGACGGTCAGGAGGTGGCCGAATCCGTGGTCGACTCCTCCGAGATCATCAACACGCTCTCGGGCGGCGGCGTCTCCACGGTCGGCTTCGCCAGCGAGGAGGTCGATCTCAACACCGGCGGGGGTCTGCTCTCCCGGTTTACCGGCGACGCCGGCGGCGACGACAATCTCGACGCCGCGAACACGACCAACCGCATCACGAGCCTCGTCCGCAAGGCCGCGCTCGGACGACTGACCCTGCCGTGTGAGATCGAAGGCACCGAGCGCGCGCTGCTCGTGCTCGCCGGCCCCTCGGAGTATCTCAACCGGAAAGGCATCGAACGCGGGCGGAAGTGGCTCGAGGAGGAAACCGGCAGCATGGAAGTCCGCGGCGGCGACTACCCCCGCGAGGAGCCGGAGGTCGCCGCAGCAATCCTGCTTTCGGGCGTGACGAACGTCCCGCGGATCAAGCGCCTCCAGCAGGTCGCCATCGAGGCCCAGGATAACATCGACGACATCCAGCAGGAAAGCGAAGAGAACCTAGAGGAACTCGTCGAGGACGACGAGGACGAACTCGAGCCGCTGTTCTAG